GGCTCCGAGCGTTAGTGCCATTTAACCTAACTGTATTTGGATAGACTGATTGCAGATAAAGAGATGTTAACGATGAGTCAAAATCGCCAGATATTAGATGACATTGCCGAACGCATCCAAGCAATTGTCAATGCTGAAACAGCCTCCGTGGTTCTAGCTGAGTCCGAAGGGGAAACCGTCTACTATGCGGCAGCGATAGGCAAGCACGCTGAGTGGGTGTTGGACAAAAGGGTTACCGCAGCGACTTCCGGATTGTGTGGTACGGCATTTCAGAGCGACAAACCCGTGTTAGTTTGTCGTACTGAGGGCGATCCCCGAGTCCG
The nucleotide sequence above comes from Coleofasciculus sp. FACHB-T130. Encoded proteins:
- a CDS encoding GAF domain-containing protein, coding for MSQNRQILDDIAERIQAIVNAETASVVLAESEGETVYYAAAIGKHAEWVLDKRVTAATSGLCGTAFQSDKPVLVCRTEGDPRVRQDHAKALGIETALAVPLYYEGKLLGALQVWNRTDGSLFDEEAECVLAAYASEVAPLVYQYQAAMK